TATACATTGGTGTCAAGCGTTTGGTATTAGCCCCGGGCTTTGCCCGGGGGTGAAGTGCGAGTTGACTGGAAGTGCCGGTTGATGGTCGGTTGGCGGATGGCGCTGCGACCCCCGGGCGGAGCCCGGGGCTAATTTGGCGCCGGGGTGAGGGTGATGTTGCGGAGATTCATCACGGCTCCGCCGGAGGGGACTTTGTCGGCTTTGATGGTGAAGCTGGTATCGCCTGCTTGGGCGATTTCGAGCGTGCCCAGCTTCATGGTTTGATAATCGCTGTTGTTTTTTGTGGCTTCCACGGTGCCGGAGAGCGCTTGGTCGCCGGTGGAAAAGGAGAAGGTGGCGCCTGCGCGGTCGGCGCCCATCGAATACAGCAGGGTCACGTCGAACTTGCCCGGCTTGTCGACGGCCACTTTCCAACTGATGACGTCTCGGGTGGAAGTCCAGCGGGCAATGTTGGGGACGTCGTCGCCCTGGATGGCGGCGCCGCCGGTGATGTCGGCATCGGCGGGCAGCAGCCGGATGGTTCCGTCGTCGGCCTGCTTGGGAATGGGCATGGTGGCCAACTGGAGCGGGCCGTGCGGATTGAGAACGATGACCGTGGCGTCGGCGTTGGGGGCTTCGGTGGGAAGTTGGATGGTGATGCCATTGTCGGCGGCGCTGACCGGCAGTGGCTTATCGGGCAGGATGAGCAGCGCGGCGGTCGCTTGGGAATTGAGCAGCGGCACTTGGAGCTTGCCGTCGGACGGCCAATCGAACACGTGCAGATACAGCGTGCCATCTTTCTGTGTGCAGCGGCCCCAGGCCAATTGCTTGGGAAACGGACCGGCGGAAGTGCCGTAGATGGCCTCGCCATTGACGCGGAGCCATTGGCCGATTTCGCGCAAGCGCTGCGCTTCGGGCTCGGGAATTTCGCCCTCGGCCGTGGGACCGACGTTGAGCAGGTAATTGCCTCCTTTGCTGGCGATGTCGATCAGATTGCGCAGCAGGCGGCGCGTGGATTTGAAATTGGTGTCGTACGATTTGTAACCCCAGGTGTCGTTGATGGTCATGCAAGTTTCCCAATCGCGGTTGGGGTAACCGCGGGCCGGAATGGCTTGCTCGGGCGTTTCGGTATCGCCACGAAAACCGCCGCCGAGGCGATTATTGGTGATAATGCCCGGCTGCAGCTTGAGTAAATCGTGCAGTGCGCCGGCGCGTTCGGGAGTCATTTGGCGGGCGGTATCCCACCACAGCACGGCGACGGGGCCGTAGTTACTAAGAATTTCTTTCACTTGCGGCATGGCGATGGTTTGGAGGTAATTATCGAAATCGCCTTGCTGGGCTGGGTCCCACCAATCGTGCTCGCGGTTGCCGCGCTTGATGATGGCGCCGCCGGGGTGGTTCCAATCTTGGGATTGCGAATAGTAAAAGCCGAGCTTCATGCCTTGCTTTTGGCAGGCCTGGGATAGCTCCTTGAGCACATCGCGCTTGAAGGGGGTGGCATCGACAATGTTGAACGGCGAGGCTTCGGACTTGAACATGGCGAAGCCGTCGTGATGCTTGGACGTGATGACGATGTATTTCATGCCGGCGTCTTTGGCCAGGGCGACCCAGGCGTCGGCATCGAACTTGACGGGATTGAATTGGGCCGCGTATTTAGCGTACTCGGCCATGGGAATTTCGCCGTTGTTTTGAATCCACTCGCCGATGGAGCCAATCCGCTTGCCGTTGTAGGTGCCGGCGGGGACGGAGTAGATGCCCCAGTGGATGAACATGCCGAAGCGCGCTTCGCGCCACCATTGCATGCGGGCGTCGCGCTGGGCTTTGGTTTCGGTGTCGGCGGGTTCGGGTTTGGCGCTGTCGGATTTTGGCGCGTCGGTTTTGGGCGCGTCAGTGGAATCGGCAGCGCGGATCGACAATCGGTCCAAGGTTAGAGCAAACACGAAAACTGCCAGCCCTAAAACGGCGATGTTTTCCAGCCTTCGATACCGCTGCATGGTAATTTCCTTGGCTTTTAATAGATGCGGAGAATCGATGGAAACCAATGGCGGCGAAAATTACACCGCGCGCTTCCCCCTAGATAAATCTAATCTTAACAAATGACGCCGCCGGCTGCACTTGTTTTGGGAAAATGGTCCATGCTTTGCGGCGTCACGGTCCGATCGCTGCCGCTGCGGGAAGGATGATGGAAAATCGACTGGGTCCGCGGTGGCGGAGTTTTGCGGCGTCGGAAAGATCGTATTTGCGGCCACAAACGATAGGAAGCTACCGCTGGGCAAGCCCAGCGGCTAATATCGATAGCGGGTTCATTTGGTTTGATGCTTTTTAGCGTGCTTGTTTTTCTTTTCCAGCCTGGCGTCCGGAGCTAATCCAATTTTTTTCCATTTGAGAGGGTATTGCCATGTCTCAAAATACGATTTGCTGGACGGACATTCCCGTGACGAATTTGGACCGCGCCATCAAGTTTTATTCCGCCGTGCTGAAAGGGGAAGTGAAAAAGGAATCGATGGGTCCGGGGTCTGAATTCGGATTGTTGCCGCATTACGACAGCAATGTTTCGGGTTGTTTGACCGCGGCGAAGGACAACCAGCCGTCGCAAACCGGGCCGCTGGTTTATTTGAGCGTCGATGGGCGGATTGACGACGCCATTGTGCAAGCGCGCGAACACGGCGGGAAAATTGTGAAGGAGAAAGAGCAGATTGGCCCGTATGGCTTCCGGGCAGTGATTGTGGATTGCGAAGGGAACCGAGTGGCGCTGCACTCGATGAAGTGATGATCGGACATGCCCACGTCGAACCGTGGGCATGGCACCCGGCACCCGGCGCAAACAATCCGGCGATGGCATCGCCGGCTTTATGGGCGGACATATCCGGGCACCCTCACCCTGCCCTCTCCCAAAGGGAGAGGGTTTGTACATTACTAGGCTTTGCCGGCCATGGCTTCGGCGAGGATTTTGCTGGTGCTGGGGCGCATGATGCGCGGATCGACCTGCTCGCCCTTGAGGAGCGTGTTGCGGACATCTTTGCCGGAGATGAAGACCGGCTTTTCGTCCTTGTGGCTGTCCATGAGATCAACGCGGCCGACGGAATCGTAATAGGCGGCGAAGCCGACTTTGACCGGCTTGATTTTCAGGTCGCCCTTGAGGTTGCTGAAGATTTCCTGGGCGTCGAAATCACCCCAGATGGGTTTGCCATCGTGATAGGGAGCATCGGCGTGCTTGCGGCCGATGACGATGTCGGTGAAGCCGAAGTTCTGCCGATAAATGGCGTGCATGACGGCCTCTTTGGGACCGCCGTAGAACATTTTGATATCCAGGCCGAGGAGGATCACACGGTCGGGCACGCTTTCTTTGCGCGGAGCCCAAAGGGATTGGTCGCTGTCGCCTTCGCCGAGGCTGCGCTGATCGATGAGGGCCTCGTAGGTGTGCATGCGGACGTCGGCGTAGACATCGTCACCTTTGGTTTCGCCGATGAGCGGATTTAGCACCGCGCCGGCGTTGTGGCCATCGCGCAGCAGTTTTTCCAGGCCGTACACGAGCGCGTATTCGTGTGCGCGGTGAAGCGGATTGCGGGTTTGAAAGGCGACCACGCGGTTCCAGCCCTTGGTGGCCAACAGCTTGCGAACTTCGCGCGGCGGCAGCACGTACTTGCCGAACTTGGGATTTTTGGGCTGCGGCAACGTGCGGATTTTTCCGCCCAGCAAATGCGTTTTGTCGGCATCGCCTTTGAGGACCATGTCGGCGCCGGGATGATCGTTGCGGTCGGTCAGATACACCGATTTGAGGTACCGCGGCTTGTCCCACTCGAAAATGTCGGTAATGTCGAGCGTAGCCACAATGTCGCCGGCCGAATTGGTGAGCGCGACTTTTTGTCCCTTCTTGAGTGTGGCGGCCAGTTCTTTGGTGAGCGGCAGCGACAGTGGAATGGTCCAGGCGTACAGCTTGCCATTGTGCTCGATGACCGATTCGTCCAGCACGCGGTTGAAGGTGGAGGAATCCATGGGGCCAGTGGTCGGACTGAGCGTGCCGTCGCCCCAGCGGTAGACAGTGGACAGATCAGCATCGGAAACGGGGACTTTGGGCAGCTTGGCGGCTTCGGCCTTGAAGGCGGCGGCCTCGTCGGCGGGCACAGTCAGGTTTACGGGTTCGGTCAGTCCGCCGTGGGGAGGAAGCAGGTCGGGCATGGTTCGGTGTTCCTTCCAGAGTGAAACAGGTGGGATTCGCC
The Pirellulales bacterium genome window above contains:
- a CDS encoding VOC family protein, with protein sequence MSQNTICWTDIPVTNLDRAIKFYSAVLKGEVKKESMGPGSEFGLLPHYDSNVSGCLTAAKDNQPSQTGPLVYLSVDGRIDDAIVQAREHGGKIVKEKEQIGPYGFRAVIVDCEGNRVALHSMK
- a CDS encoding alpha-L-fucosidase, which gives rise to MQRYRRLENIAVLGLAVFVFALTLDRLSIRAADSTDAPKTDAPKSDSAKPEPADTETKAQRDARMQWWREARFGMFIHWGIYSVPAGTYNGKRIGSIGEWIQNNGEIPMAEYAKYAAQFNPVKFDADAWVALAKDAGMKYIVITSKHHDGFAMFKSEASPFNIVDATPFKRDVLKELSQACQKQGMKLGFYYSQSQDWNHPGGAIIKRGNREHDWWDPAQQGDFDNYLQTIAMPQVKEILSNYGPVAVLWWDTARQMTPERAGALHDLLKLQPGIITNNRLGGGFRGDTETPEQAIPARGYPNRDWETCMTINDTWGYKSYDTNFKSTRRLLRNLIDIASKGGNYLLNVGPTAEGEIPEPEAQRLREIGQWLRVNGEAIYGTSAGPFPKQLAWGRCTQKDGTLYLHVFDWPSDGKLQVPLLNSQATAALLILPDKPLPVSAADNGITIQLPTEAPNADATVIVLNPHGPLQLATMPIPKQADDGTIRLLPADADITGGAAIQGDDVPNIARWTSTRDVISWKVAVDKPGKFDVTLLYSMGADRAGATFSFSTGDQALSGTVEATKNNSDYQTMKLGTLEIAQAGDTSFTIKADKVPSGGAVMNLRNITLTPAPN